In Synechocystis sp. PCC 6714, the following are encoded in one genomic region:
- a CDS encoding M48 family metallopeptidase, which yields MASTKKILQKTFIIASGLAFLGMMTVPMLTVLRGDANQTQVQTQPDGAPQQPTAAEIEQLEAIAGGYEKVLEREPNNPNALQGLVEARLQMGDLAGAIAPMEKLTKIYPEEEGLKQLLAAIKLQVENPQLAPSQNPLAPADSSDGGGGTEPPGSPDQP from the coding sequence ATGGCTTCCACCAAAAAGATTTTACAAAAGACGTTCATTATTGCCTCAGGATTGGCTTTTCTGGGCATGATGACGGTGCCGATGCTGACGGTTTTGAGGGGTGATGCCAATCAAACCCAAGTCCAAACTCAACCGGATGGGGCTCCCCAGCAACCGACGGCGGCGGAAATCGAGCAGTTAGAGGCGATCGCCGGGGGATATGAAAAGGTATTAGAGCGGGAACCCAATAACCCCAATGCCCTACAGGGTCTAGTGGAGGCCCGTTTACAAATGGGAGATTTGGCGGGGGCGATCGCCCCAATGGAGAAGTTGACCAAAATTTATCCGGAGGAGGAGGGGCTGAAACAGTTGCTGGCGGCCATCAAATTGCAGGTGGAAAATCCCCAATTAGCCCCATCCCAAAATCCTTTGGCTCCCGCTGACTCCAGTGATGGCGGCGGAGGGACAGAGCCCCCAGGTTCCCCCGACCAACCTTAG
- the apcD gene encoding allophycocyanin subunit alpha-B, whose translation MSVVSQVILQADDQLRYPTSGELKGIQAFLTTGAQRIRIAETLAENEKKIVDQAQKQLFKQHPEYRAPGGNAYGQRQYNQCLRDYGWYLRLVTYGVLAGNKEPIETTGLIGVKEMYNSLNVPVPGMVDAVTALKNAALGLLSAEDANEAAPYFDYIIQFMS comes from the coding sequence ATGAGTGTAGTTAGTCAAGTTATTTTGCAAGCCGACGATCAACTCCGCTACCCCACTAGCGGTGAATTGAAAGGGATCCAGGCGTTTTTAACCACCGGTGCCCAGCGTATTCGCATTGCGGAGACCTTGGCCGAAAATGAAAAAAAGATAGTCGATCAAGCTCAAAAACAACTGTTCAAGCAACACCCTGAATACCGTGCTCCCGGGGGTAATGCCTACGGTCAGCGGCAATATAATCAGTGTCTGCGTGATTACGGTTGGTATTTACGCTTGGTCACCTACGGTGTTTTGGCGGGCAATAAGGAACCCATTGAAACCACTGGTTTAATCGGCGTTAAAGAGATGTACAACTCTTTGAATGTGCCGGTGCCAGGGATGGTGGATGCGGTGACCGCTCTCAAGAATGCAGCGCTGGGACTGCTGAGTGCAGAGGATGCCAATGAGGCAGCTCCCTACTTTGATTACATTATTCAGTTCATGTCCTGA